Sequence from the Luteibacter aegosomaticola genome:
ATCTCACGACACGAGCTGACGACAGCCATGCAGCACCTGTGTTCCGATTCCCGAAGGCACTCCTGCATCTCTGCTGGATTCCGGACATGTCAAGGCCAGGTAAGGTTCTTCGCGTTGCATCGAATTAAACCACATACTCCACCGCTTGTGCGGGCCCCCGTCAATTCCTTTGAGTTTCAGTCTTGCGACCGTACTCCCCAGGCGGCGAACTTAACGCGTTAGCTTCGACACTGATCTCCGAGTTGAGACCAACATCCAGTTCGCATCGTTTAGGGCGTGGACTACCAGGGTATCTAATCCTGTTTGCTCCCCACGCTTTCGTGCCTCAGCGTCAGTGTTGATCCAGATGGCCGCCTTCGCCACTGATGTTCCTCCCGATCTCTACGCATTTCACCGCTACACCGGGAATTCCACCATCCTCTATCACACTCTAGCTCGCCAGTATCCACTGCCATTCCCAGGTTGAGCCCGGGGCTTTCACAGCAGACTTAACGAACCGCCTACGCACGCTTTACGCCCAGTAATTCCGATTAACGCTTGCACCCTCCGTATTACCGCGGCTGCTGGCACGGAGTTAGCCGGTGCTTATTCCTCAGGTACCGTCAGACTACATGGGTATTAGCCATGCAGATTTCGCTCCTGATAAAAGTGCTTTACAACCCGAGGGCCTTCTTCACACACGCGGCATTGCTGGATCAGGCTTGCGCCCATTGTCCAATATTCCCCACTGCTGCCTCCCGTAGGAGTCTGGGCCGTGTCTCAGTCCCAGTGTGGCTGATCATCCTCTCAGACCAGCTAGCGATCGTCGCCTTGGTAAGCCATTACCTTACCAACTAGCTAATCGCACATCGGTCCATCTAACCGCGCGAGGTCTTGCGATCCCCCGCTTTCTCCCGTAGGACGTATGCGGTATTAGCGTAAGTTTCCCTACGTTATCCCCCACGTCTAGGTAGGTCCCGATGCATTACTCACCCGTCCGCCACTCGCCACCCACAGAGCAAGCTCTGCTGTGCTGCCGTTCGACTTGCATGTGTTAAGCATGCCGCCAGCGTTCAATCTGAGCCAGGATCAAACTCTTCACTTAAGTTTTCGACCATCCGAAGATGATCTATCTTTCTGAAGTGTTTAACCCCAACTAGAGAAAAAACTCATTTCTGGCTTTCTTTCTAGTGGGACACTTGCATTTGGTTTGACATCGTCAACCCATCGCAAGGCGTCCACACAATTCACCTGCGCACACTGTCAAAGATCAATCACTTAGCGGGAACATTTCGTTTTCCGCTTCAGGACATTTCGTCCTGAGTGAGCCGCCCATTCTATATCGTTTTTCGTTTCTGTCAACACCGTCGAAGAATTTATTTTCGAGTGGTTGGTGAAGCGAAGAACTGTCGCGTGAGCTGCTTTGTTCGCGACCAGAAGAGAAGTATAGGGTCGGATGAGTGATCTGTGAAGGGGTTTTGCGACATATTTTTGAAAAAATTTGGCGCGATAGACTCACTCACCTCATCACACTAATAAGGAGTAAATGATGCAGAAGTGGATGCTCGCCGCAGCGCTGTTCGCGGCACCCCTGGCGAGCTACGCCGCGGAGCCGTCGGTAACGCTGCACGGCAAGACCTTCTCCACCGAATTCGCGACGACGGACGCCCAGCGCGAACACGGACTGATGGCCCGCGCCCACATGGATGCGGACCACAGCATGCTCTTTATCTTCGCCGAGGACGCGCCGCGCTCCTTCTGGATGAAGAACACCCTCATCCCCCTCGACATCCTGTACTTCGACAGCGCGCGCAAGCTCGTCGCGATGCAGCTGGATGCCCAACCCTGCAAAGCGGATCCCTGCGCCCTCTACCCGAGCGGGAACCTGCCCGCCCGCTATGTCCTTGAGCTCAATGCCGGCGCGGCGGCCAGCCTGGGCGTGAAACTGGGCGATGCGCTCACCGTGACGGGTTCCCCCGCCACGGCGGAGTAAGGTCAGGCAGCGTCGGGCCAGCCAGCGAAAAGATCCTCTTCCTCATAGCGGCTGCCGCAACGGGCCGTCGCCAACGGACGTACCGGCAAGGGAAGGGGTGTGACGCCATCCGGGCCAGCCGGGTACGGCACAAGGGCGGACAGTTCGTCCCACTGGTCTTCGAAGGGAATGAATTGCTGCATGGCGGCTTCCTCCTCTGGTCGGCCGCGTGCTCGGGCCTTGAGGGTTATGGAAGCAAGCTTTTCTGCCATGGGGGTGGCGGGATGTGGCGGAAGGATGGCGGGGGCATTCCTTCCTGCTGCCTTGCGGCGAGCTGGCCCCGGGGCCTAGGCCCCGGGGATCGCGCGCGAGCGCGCTCGTACACGATCGGGGCTTTAGTCCATTTCGACCATTTCGAAGTCGTCCTTGGTCACGCCGCAGTCGGGGCAGGTCCAGGTGTCGGGGATGTCTTCCCAGCGGGTGCCCGGGGCGATGTCTTCTTCGGGCAGGCCGAGCGCTTCGTCGTAGATGAAGCCGCAGACAACGCACATCCATTTACGCAGGGTGGTTTCGGTCGAGTTGCTCATAGCGTGTCGTACTGGTTCACTGGTAAGTCCCACATTCTGGCACCCCCGGCGTTACCGCGATAGCGCGGCGCCCTACCCCCACGCGAAGGATACTTATGAGCACCCTCCTCCGAGCCCGCCTGAGCGGCAAGGGCGTCTATGCGATCACCGACGGCCCGCGCGATGACCTGTTCGCGGCCGTCGAGGCCGCGCTGGCCGGCGGCGCCCGTCTCCTGCAGTACCGCGACAAGACCACCGACGCCGCGCGCCGGGCCCGGGAAGCCGCCGAACTGGCGACCCTGTGCGCCCGCCACGATGTTCCGCTGATCATCAATGACGACGTGGCCCTGGCGCAGGCCTGCGGTGCCGCCGGCGTGCATCTCGGCGTCCAGGACGTGTCGATCGCGGAGGCGCGCGCCATCCTCGGCCCGGATGCCATCATCGGCACCTCCTGCTACGGCTCCCTGGAGCGGGCGAAGCAGATGCGCGACGAGGGCGCGGATTACCTGGGCTTCGGCGCCATGTACCCCTCGACCACCAAGCCGCACGCCCCGGTCACCACCCACGACGTATTGACGCAGGCCAGCCAGCTGGGCGTCCCGGTCGTGGCTATCGGCGGCCTCACGCCCGACAATGCACGTTCGGTGATCGACGCAGGCGCGGATTTCATCGCGGTGGTCTCGGCGATCTTCGCCGCACCCGATATCCAGGCCGCCACGCGCCGCTTCGCCGACCTTTTCGATGCTCGCCCCGGAATCATTCAATGACCACGAACCACGAACTCTTCGCCCGCGCCCGCCAGCTGATGCCCGGCGGCGTGAATTCCCCCGTCCGCGCCTTCAAGTCGGTGGGTGGCGAGCCGTTCTTCACCGCGCGCGCCGATGGCCCGTACCTGTGGGACGTGGAAGGCAAGCGTTATATCGATTACGTGGGCTCGTGGGGCCCGATGATCGTGGGCCATAACCACCCCGCGGTGCGCGATGCGGTGGTCGCTGCCGCGCAGAATGGCCTGAGCTTCGGCACGCCCTCCCCCGCCGAAGTGACGATGGCCGAGACCATCGTGAAGCTGGTGCCGTCGATCGACATGGTGCGCATGGTGAACTCGGGCACCGAGGCGACGATGTCGGCGATCCGCCTGGCCCGTGGCGCCACCGGCCGCAACAAGATCGTGAAGTTCGAAGGCTGCTACCACGGCCACGGCGACAGCTTCCTGGTGAAGGCGGGTTCGGGCGCGCTGACGTTTGGCGTACCGACCTCGCCGGGCGTGCCCAAGGCCGCGGCCGATCTCACGCTCACGCTCCCATACAACGATATCAACGCCGCGCACGCGTTGTTCGCCGAGCACGGCGCCGATATCGCCGGCCTGATCATCGAGCCCGTCGCCGGCAACATGAACTGCATTCCGCCGAAGGAAGGCTATCTCGAGGCGCTGCGCGAACTGTGCACCGCCCACGGCGCGCTGCTGATCTTCGACGAAGTGATGACCGGCTTCCGCGTGGCCCTCGGCGGTGCGCAGGCGCATTACGGCATCACGCCCGACCTCACCTGCTTCGGCAAGGTGATCGGTGGTGGCATGCCCGTGGGTGCGTATGGCGGTCGCCGTGACCTGATGGAACAGGTGGCCCCGGCCGGCCCGGTGTACCAGGCCGGCACGCTCTCGGGTAACCCGGTGGCGATGGCCGCGGGCCTGGCGATGCTGGAACTGATCCAGATGCCGGGCTTCTACGAGGATCTGGCGAAGCGCACCGCGAAGCTCACCGACGGTATTGCCGCTGCGGCGAAGAAGCACGGCATTCCCTTCAGCACGACCCGCGTGGGCGCGATGTTCGGCCTGTTCTTCACCGGTGAAACCGTGGAAACGTATGCGCAGGCCACGGCGGCGGACGTCGCGTCGTTCAACGCGTTCTTCCACGGGATGCTGGAGCGTGGCGTGTACCTGGCGCCGTCGGCGTTCGAAGCGGGCTTTGTGTCCAGCGCGCACAGCGATGCGATCATCGATGAAACGATTGCCACGGCCGATGCCGTGTTCGCGACGCTCAGCTGATCCAGGAGACCGTCGATAAGGACTAATCGCTTTCGTCGACTCGCAACGACATCACGCATCGCTTGAAGGTGGGCTCGGTTGAACCGCCAGCGTGAGGCAAGCGAGGTCGAACGTCGCTCGGACTCCCCCCGGGCGAGATCACGTTAATTATTCGGCGTCCGTTCACGGAATACTGGAGGGTATGCGCAGAGAGGTCCTTCGTGCCTCGTACCTCAATGCCTCGCTGGCTAAAATCGCTATCGAGTTGCTCCGGCGTGATGCAGGTCGAGCGCGGGAGATAGATTTCCAAGGCACTGTGGTGCGACGCGACGCCACCCGCTTTCTGGACCGGGTAATAATCCAACGCGACCGAGATACGCAGCTTCCCATATCGAGGTTCTGAGAACCCCGCGACGTAGTTGTCCGACGCCCGCTGCGTGCCTCTGGTCATACGGATGCCGAGCACTTTCTCGACGGTCACCTGATCAAGCGGGCCCGACGGCGTTTGAATAAGTGTAAGTACCTGATCCCATGTATATGCCGGTGGCGGGGAATCAACGCCTTGCGCGCCAACCATCCCCATACCCAGCACCAGCGAAATAACGGCGGCGCCAGTCAGCCGTGTGAAAGCCGTAGCCTTCTTGCTCCTTGCCATGTCCCTATTGATCCTTATCGGGTTCGCTTTGATCCATCGCGAGCAAGCTCGCTCCTACAACCGCCGGGGCCAGTGACGGTACAAAAAAACGCCCGGCCAGGCCGGGCGTTTTGTTTTCAGGCCACCTTGGCTTCGCGGCTGGCGAACTCCGCCAGCGCCGCGTGCAGGCGTTCGAGGCCTGCCGCCGTCTCTTCATCCGTGATGTTGAGTGGCGGGACAATACGCAGCACGTCCGGGCCGGCCTGCAGGATGAGCAGGCCGTGGGCGGCGGCGATGTCGAGCACTTCACCTGCGCGGCCCTTGTAGGCGCCGTCGAGCGCCGCGCCGATCATGAGGCCGCGGCCACGGATTTCCGAGAACAGATGGAATTCGTGGTTGAGCTTCTCGAGACCCTTGCGGATGTCGTTGGCCTGGCGCTCCACGTTGAGCAGCACCGCCGGCGAGGCGATCTTCTTCAACGCCACGCGAGCGACGGCGGCCGCCATCGGGTTGCCGCCAAACGTGGTGCCATGTGCGCCGAACTGCATCACTTCGGAAACCGACTTGCCGACCAGCATGGCGCCGATCGGGAAACCGGCGCCGAGCGCCTTGGCCAGCGTGACGATATCCGGCGTGACGTGGTCGTGCGTGTGCGCGAACAGCGTGCCGGTACGGCCCATGCCGCACTGGATTTCATCGAGCACCATGAGCGCGTTGTGCGCATCGCACAGCTCGCGGATCTTCTTCAGGAAGCCCGGCGCGGCCGGCGTGACACCGCCTTCGCCCTGCACCGGCTCGATCATCACCGCGGCGACGCCGCCCTTGGCGAAGGCTTCTTCCAGCGCGGCTTCATCGTTGAACGCCACGTAGCGGAAGCCACCCGGCAGCGGCTCGTAGCCTTCCTGGTACTTCGGCTGCGCGGTCGCGGTGACCGACGCCAGCGTGCGGCCGTGGAACGAGCCGTAGAAGGTGATGATGACGCGGTCTTCCGGCGCGCGGCCCTGGCCGGCAGCCCATTTGCGCACGAGCTTGATCGCGGCTTCGTTGGCTTCGGTACCGGAGTTGCACAGGAAGACACGCTCGGCGAACGGCGCGTGTTCGATCAGTTCTTCGGCAAGACGCAGCGGCGGCTCGGTCCAGAACACGTTGCTTGCGTGCCACAGCTTGTGCGCCTGTGCGACCAGCGCTTCGACGAGTTCGGGCTCCTGGTGGCCCAGGGCATTCACGGCAATGCCCGCACCGAAATCGAGATAGTCGCGGCCTTCGGTATCCCACACACGGGCGCCCTTGCCGTGGTCGAGCACGACATCACGGGGGCGGTACACGGATAGCCAATAGCGCTTGCCCAGGCCGATGAGATCGGAGGGTTCGACAGGATGCGACGACATGAAAACGACTCCCGGGCCCGGCCGCAGCGCCTGGCCCCAAACAGGAACGGATGGAATCGCACGGTACGTTCTGCGGTCCGACATCGATCCGATGCCCGGGCGGCGAGGAAAGCGCCACGGGATACCCATCGTATAAGGCGCGGGCCCCGGCGACAACGGCTGTTCCGCCGATGTAACGGCCTGTTACAGAACGCTACAGCGGATGAACGCCAAAGAAATGCCCGCGAAAGGAAAATTCCTTGCGAATCAAGGCGGGCGCCGGGTGGCATGCGGCTTGCTGCTTACCAGGGGAGGCTCCCGGAGCCGTGGTGTTCGCTCGCCCGACGACCCTGCCAAGCCGGACGACGAATGGGAACTCCCGACCCCCCAGAGGGCCGGGAGTTTTCTTTTCCGCCCGGGGAACCCGTCAGCGCAACTGATCGAGGGCCAGCTGGTGCTTCTTGCAGAGGCGATACACCGTGACGCGCGACACCCTCAGCCGGCGGGCGCACTCGCTGATGTTGAACGCGCTCGCCCGCAGGCAATCCACGATGGCCTCGCGCTCGGCCGAGGTGCGCGCGCTGCCCAGGCTGTCACGATCGAGCCCCGGCAGGTCGGCATTGAGTTCCAGGTCGTCGGGCGTGATCAGCGCATCGTCGGCGATGACGGCCGCGCGCTGTACTCGGTTCATCAGTTCACGGACATTGCCCGGCCAAGCAAAAGCGTTCATGGCCTTGCGCGCCGCCGTGCTGAACGCCCGCGCGCGGGTGCCGTAGCTCTCGCGGAACGTATCCAGGAAGTACTGCGCCAGCAGCTCGATATCGCCATTGCGTTCGCGCAGGGGCGGCATGCGCAGGCGCAGCACGTTGAGGCGGTAGAACAGATCCTCGCGGAAGCGACCCTGGGCCACGGCTTTTTCCAGATCCACGTGGGTGGCCGCAAGCACGCGCACGTTCACCTTGATGGACTGGCAGCTGCCGATGCGCTCGATGGTGCCTTCCTGCAGTACGCGCAGCAGGTTGGTCTGGGCATCGAGCGGCAGGTCGCCGATTTCGTCGAGGAAGACGGTGCCGCCGTCGGCGGACTCGAAGTGGCCGATACGCCGCGCCGTGGCGCCGGTGAACGAACCGCGCTCGTGGCCGAACAGTTCGGACTGGACGAGGTTGGCCGGCAGTGCGCCGCAGTTGATCGCGGCGAACGGTTTGTCGCGACGGCCGGAGAGCTGGTGCAGCGCCCGGGCGGCCATTTCCTTGCCCGTACCCGTCTCGCCGGTGATCAGCAGCGGCAGCTCGACGGGAGCGAACTTACGAATATTCTGAGACAGCCCGCGGATCGCCGGGCTGCTGCCGGTCATGACGCTGGGCTGGTCGTCATCAAAGACCGGGATGCCTTCGGCAGGCACGCGTTGCAGCGCCTGGCGCAGCGCCTGCAGCGAGGAGGCGCCGTCGATCAACTCGAAGGCCTGCGGCAGCACGTGCTGGATGGACGGATCGTTGGCCGGCGTCCGCTGGCCGGTCAGCCCGATCCAGGCCAGGCCCGGATGGCTGTCGCGCAGTTCCTGCAACACGCGCACGGCCGCCTGGGCGCTTGCGCGCAGGTCGACCACGGCGATCGCCGTGTCCCCGCATTCGGGCAAGTGCGTGTCCAGCCGTGCCGGATCGGCCACCAAGGTGCGCCAGCCGGCCCGTATCAGTCCGAAATGTTCTTCAACGCTCGGCCTTCCAACCCAGACGACGCAACGCCCCGTCGATTCCCCGCGTGACATGCCTGCTCCTCAAACCGTTCAGTGGCCTGCTGCCGGCTGTAGCGGGTTCACCCTTGGACCCGCCGCCGGCACCCCCTGCAGGCCGGCAAGCCCCACACCGCCCTTCTGTCATGTCATGCCAGGGGCGACGAACTGACGTTACCCCGGCATGCAAAAACCGGCCATACACCAAACGGGCTAGCTCACAAAGCGGTTTGGGCGGGCGTTCGCGCTTGCTAGAGAAACAAGTCCGGTAGTAGAGGCTGGCCCGGGGTGACGGCGTAGTGATCGAAGTTCGTCACACCTTCTTCACGCAAAACGGCTTCGTCGATGAAGAAGTGACCGGTGGTCGCCCGCGCGGGACGGGTGAGGATCGCGTGGGCCGCATCGGCCACGATCTCGGGGGTACGGCAGTTTTCGGCACGCACGCCATCGATCATGGCGATGGCGGCCGTGGCGATGACGGTTTTCGGCCACAACGCGTTGACCGCCACGCCCATCGGCGCGAACTCCGGCGCCATGCCCAGGACGCACTGGCTCATGCCGAACTTGGCGATGGTGTAAGCCACGTGCGGTGCGTACCAGTGCGGGTCGATGCTCGGCGGCGGTGAGAGCATGAGCACGTGCGGGTTGTCCGCCTCTTTCAGGAACGGCAGGCAGGCCTGCGTCACGAGGAAGGTGCCGCGCGTATTCACCTGGTGCATCAGGTCGAAGCGCTTCATCGGCGTGTCTTCGGTACCCGCCAGCCAGATCGCGCTGGCGTTGTTCACCACGATATCGATGCCGCCGAAGCGCTCGGCCGCTGTCGCTGCCGCCATGCGCACTTCCGCCTCTTCGCGGATATCCACCTTGAGCGGTAACGCCTTGCCACCGGCTGCTTCGATCTCGGCGGCGGCGGTGTGGATAGTGCCGGGCAGCTTCGGATTGGGCACGCCGCTCTTCGCGGCGATCACCACGTTGGCGCCATCGCGCGCGGCGCGCAGGCCGATCGCGAGGCCGATGCCGCGCGAGGCACCGGTGATGAACAAGGTCTTCCCGGCGAGCGATGTCATGAGGGGCTTACTCAGGCGCGCTGGAAGCGCGGGAGGATGTCACGCAATTCGGCGAGCCGCTGGATCGGATCATCCAGTTCGAGCATGTGCTGGCATTCGTTCGGGTCGAGCGGCAACAGCTCGCACAGGCGGAAGCCCACCCAGCTGGCGTCATCCGCGCGACCGGCGACATCCTGGCGCCACGGCGGGCCCATCTGGTCGGCGAGCCGTTCGAGGATGGTGGTGAGCAAGCCGAACTCCGCCGGCACCGGCACGACAGTCTCCGGTTCCCACGGCGCGATGTCGCCACGCACCTGGCCATCGGAACGCACGCGTGTGCGGGTGACACGGAAGCGCTGGCCACCCTCCGCGACGATGCCGAGCAGGCCGTCTTCGCGGGTATGGAAATCGGTGATGGTCGCGAGCGTGCCCACGGCGGCCGGGATCGCCGGCTGCCCGGCTTCGCGGCCCTCGAGGATGAGGCACACCCCAAAGCCCCTGCCTGTCCGCGCGCATTCGCGCACCAGGTCGATGTAGCGCGGTTCGAAAATGCGCAACGGGAGATGGCCGCCCGGGAAAAGGACGTTCGCCAGAGGGAACAGGGGGAGATCGAGAGCGGGCGTGGTCGCAGCCATGCCCGCCAGTCTAACCCGCGCGCAGCGCGTCGAAGAAGCGCCGTGGCGCACCTTCGAAGCCGCCGTTCGACATGAACACCACGTGGTCGCCCTCACCCGCCTGCGCGGCGAGTGATTCGACCAGGGCTTCCACCGTCGGCACGGCGGTGCCGCGACCCGACAATGCGCCGGTGACCTTGCC
This genomic interval carries:
- a CDS encoding acetylornithine/succinylornithine family transaminase encodes the protein MSSHPVEPSDLIGLGKRYWLSVYRPRDVVLDHGKGARVWDTEGRDYLDFGAGIAVNALGHQEPELVEALVAQAHKLWHASNVFWTEPPLRLAEELIEHAPFAERVFLCNSGTEANEAAIKLVRKWAAGQGRAPEDRVIITFYGSFHGRTLASVTATAQPKYQEGYEPLPGGFRYVAFNDEAALEEAFAKGGVAAVMIEPVQGEGGVTPAAPGFLKKIRELCDAHNALMVLDEIQCGMGRTGTLFAHTHDHVTPDIVTLAKALGAGFPIGAMLVGKSVSEVMQFGAHGTTFGGNPMAAAVARVALKKIASPAVLLNVERQANDIRKGLEKLNHEFHLFSEIRGRGLMIGAALDGAYKGRAGEVLDIAAAHGLLILQAGPDVLRIVPPLNITDEETAAGLERLHAALAEFASREAKVA
- a CDS encoding SDR family oxidoreductase codes for the protein MTSLAGKTLFITGASRGIGLAIGLRAARDGANVVIAAKSGVPNPKLPGTIHTAAAEIEAAGGKALPLKVDIREEAEVRMAAATAAERFGGIDIVVNNASAIWLAGTEDTPMKRFDLMHQVNTRGTFLVTQACLPFLKEADNPHVLMLSPPPSIDPHWYAPHVAYTIAKFGMSQCVLGMAPEFAPMGVAVNALWPKTVIATAAIAMIDGVRAENCRTPEIVADAAHAILTRPARATTGHFFIDEAVLREEGVTNFDHYAVTPGQPLLPDLFL
- the thiE gene encoding thiamine phosphate synthase; translation: MSTLLRARLSGKGVYAITDGPRDDLFAAVEAALAGGARLLQYRDKTTDAARRAREAAELATLCARHDVPLIINDDVALAQACGAAGVHLGVQDVSIAEARAILGPDAIIGTSCYGSLERAKQMRDEGADYLGFGAMYPSTTKPHAPVTTHDVLTQASQLGVPVVAIGGLTPDNARSVIDAGADFIAVVSAIFAAPDIQAATRRFADLFDARPGIIQ
- a CDS encoding sigma-54 interaction domain-containing protein gives rise to the protein MSRGESTGRCVVWVGRPSVEEHFGLIRAGWRTLVADPARLDTHLPECGDTAIAVVDLRASAQAAVRVLQELRDSHPGLAWIGLTGQRTPANDPSIQHVLPQAFELIDGASSLQALRQALQRVPAEGIPVFDDDQPSVMTGSSPAIRGLSQNIRKFAPVELPLLITGETGTGKEMAARALHQLSGRRDKPFAAINCGALPANLVQSELFGHERGSFTGATARRIGHFESADGGTVFLDEIGDLPLDAQTNLLRVLQEGTIERIGSCQSIKVNVRVLAATHVDLEKAVAQGRFREDLFYRLNVLRLRMPPLRERNGDIELLAQYFLDTFRESYGTRARAFSTAARKAMNAFAWPGNVRELMNRVQRAAVIADDALITPDDLELNADLPGLDRDSLGSARTSAEREAIVDCLRASAFNISECARRLRVSRVTVYRLCKKHQLALDQLR
- a CDS encoding rubredoxin, with product MSNSTETTLRKWMCVVCGFIYDEALGLPEEDIAPGTRWEDIPDTWTCPDCGVTKDDFEMVEMD
- the hemL gene encoding glutamate-1-semialdehyde 2,1-aminomutase; this encodes MTTNHELFARARQLMPGGVNSPVRAFKSVGGEPFFTARADGPYLWDVEGKRYIDYVGSWGPMIVGHNHPAVRDAVVAAAQNGLSFGTPSPAEVTMAETIVKLVPSIDMVRMVNSGTEATMSAIRLARGATGRNKIVKFEGCYHGHGDSFLVKAGSGALTFGVPTSPGVPKAAADLTLTLPYNDINAAHALFAEHGADIAGLIIEPVAGNMNCIPPKEGYLEALRELCTAHGALLIFDEVMTGFRVALGGAQAHYGITPDLTCFGKVIGGGMPVGAYGGRRDLMEQVAPAGPVYQAGTLSGNPVAMAAGLAMLELIQMPGFYEDLAKRTAKLTDGIAAAAKKHGIPFSTTRVGAMFGLFFTGETVETYAQATAADVASFNAFFHGMLERGVYLAPSAFEAGFVSSAHSDAIIDETIATADAVFATLS
- a CDS encoding LON peptidase substrate-binding domain-containing protein — encoded protein: MAATTPALDLPLFPLANVLFPGGHLPLRIFEPRYIDLVRECARTGRGFGVCLILEGREAGQPAIPAAVGTLATITDFHTREDGLLGIVAEGGQRFRVTRTRVRSDGQVRGDIAPWEPETVVPVPAEFGLLTTILERLADQMGPPWRQDVAGRADDASWVGFRLCELLPLDPNECQHMLELDDPIQRLAELRDILPRFQRA
- a CDS encoding DUF192 domain-containing protein codes for the protein MQKWMLAAALFAAPLASYAAEPSVTLHGKTFSTEFATTDAQREHGLMARAHMDADHSMLFIFAEDAPRSFWMKNTLIPLDILYFDSARKLVAMQLDAQPCKADPCALYPSGNLPARYVLELNAGAAASLGVKLGDALTVTGSPATAE